The following coding sequences are from one Bradyrhizobium sp. 200 window:
- a CDS encoding enoyl-CoA hydratase/isomerase yields the protein MQFKHVTLDFDGPVAILKLDHQEVMNAVSMDMLGGLGEALDAIEEKRDEVRCLVLTGAGRAFCTGANLQGRNNPKAGKSNAGQSLEIGFHPFLRRLRRLHCPIVSAVNGPAAGAGMSFALMGDMIVCARSSYFLQAFRRIGLVPDCGSTWLLPRMIGKARSVELSLMGERLPAEKALEWGLVNRVYDDAVLMEEAMKLAHELANGPTIALSLIRKLYWDSPENSFEEQLNLEYESQRIAGAAEDFKEGVTAFLEKRPAKFKGK from the coding sequence ATGCAGTTCAAGCACGTCACGCTCGATTTCGATGGCCCGGTCGCCATTCTCAAGCTCGACCATCAGGAGGTCATGAACGCGGTCTCCATGGACATGCTGGGCGGTCTCGGCGAGGCGCTCGACGCGATCGAGGAGAAGCGGGATGAGGTGCGCTGCCTCGTGCTGACCGGCGCCGGACGCGCGTTCTGCACCGGCGCCAATCTGCAGGGCCGCAACAACCCGAAAGCCGGCAAGAGCAATGCCGGGCAATCGCTGGAAATCGGCTTTCATCCGTTCCTGCGGCGGCTGCGCCGGCTGCATTGCCCGATCGTGTCGGCGGTCAACGGCCCCGCCGCCGGCGCCGGGATGAGTTTTGCATTGATGGGCGACATGATCGTGTGCGCGCGCTCGTCTTATTTTCTACAGGCGTTCCGCCGCATCGGCCTGGTGCCGGATTGCGGCTCGACCTGGCTGTTGCCGCGCATGATCGGCAAGGCGCGCTCGGTCGAACTGTCCTTGATGGGCGAACGGCTACCGGCGGAGAAGGCGCTGGAGTGGGGCCTCGTCAACCGCGTCTATGACGATGCTGTCTTGATGGAAGAGGCTATGAAGCTCGCGCACGAACTGGCGAACGGGCCGACGATCGCGCTCTCGCTGATCCGAAAGCTCTATTGGGACAGCCCGGAGAATTCCTTCGAGGAACAGCTTAACCTCGAATACGAGTCGCAGCGCATCGCGGGCGCGGCAGAGGACTTCAAGGAAGGCGTCACCGCATTCCTCGAAAAGCGCCCCGCCAAGTTCAAGGGCAAATGA
- a CDS encoding winged helix-turn-helix domain-containing protein encodes MNAEIGANAKPTAADSDKPATVRRRVLRFAGFVVDLDRGELRVGGAAVSLRPKTFALLAYLAGHPGRLLTKDELIEAVWPDVTVTDDSLVQCVSELRAALGDDGQSLIKTVPRRGYLLDATPVEATQADKASGINANAAPSHDAPPRAAARSRSLPPLVAVAAAVALVGTLWFALGHRGQSGAVVSKNTITILPLAGVGGQNAVDLAEAVTEDLTIEVSRLPDTIVVAHAAGNAPAGLDSDAPSIGRRLNVDYVLSGSLQRQGEAVSIAVKLQTAASGALLWSERFDYGEQAGWNWRRDITARIANQLKVRIDESGTPFDNPYAGRTFAAIDPTLQGWRMLKRVWAREEPQRARALFEQALQIDPDSATALSGLALSHITEVLNRSSKTPHNQIALAAQAIERSLALQPNDPRANYVRSLVLSTQGRIDEAEQAIQRALSLYPNHPRALQRLGFLKLQQGHPEEVTALVTLSLRLDPTNAEQVSLGHFTLGMAEFHLRHDDAAYEHMRQATISSPQNGFAWQWLAAIDGLNGRTEQARLNLAEYQKRFPDHTIGSLKASEYSRYSAFWQGRNRFYEGLKLAGLPE; translated from the coding sequence ATGAACGCCGAAATTGGCGCGAACGCGAAGCCGACTGCCGCGGACAGTGACAAGCCGGCCACGGTCCGTCGCCGCGTATTGCGCTTCGCAGGATTCGTGGTCGATCTCGACCGGGGCGAGTTGCGTGTTGGCGGCGCGGCGGTTTCCCTGCGGCCGAAAACGTTTGCATTGCTCGCCTACCTGGCCGGCCATCCCGGCCGGTTGCTGACCAAGGACGAACTGATCGAGGCGGTGTGGCCCGATGTGACCGTGACCGACGATTCCCTGGTGCAGTGCGTCAGCGAGCTTCGAGCCGCCCTCGGGGATGACGGCCAGAGCCTGATCAAGACCGTTCCGCGGCGCGGCTACCTGCTCGATGCAACCCCGGTCGAGGCGACACAGGCCGATAAGGCGTCCGGGATCAACGCAAACGCTGCCCCGTCGCACGACGCGCCACCCCGAGCGGCCGCGCGAAGCCGGTCGTTGCCGCCGCTCGTCGCTGTGGCTGCCGCGGTCGCGCTCGTCGGAACGCTCTGGTTCGCGCTTGGGCATCGGGGGCAAAGCGGCGCCGTCGTCAGCAAGAACACCATCACCATCCTGCCGCTGGCCGGCGTCGGCGGCCAGAATGCCGTCGACCTCGCCGAGGCCGTCACCGAAGATCTGACCATCGAAGTGTCGCGGCTTCCCGATACGATCGTGGTCGCTCATGCAGCGGGAAATGCGCCGGCTGGCCTCGACAGCGACGCACCGAGCATCGGCCGCCGGCTGAACGTCGACTATGTCCTGAGCGGCAGCCTGCAGAGGCAGGGCGAAGCCGTTTCGATCGCGGTGAAATTGCAAACGGCCGCGAGCGGTGCGCTGCTGTGGTCGGAACGGTTCGACTATGGCGAACAGGCCGGATGGAATTGGCGGCGCGACATCACGGCGCGCATCGCCAATCAACTGAAAGTTCGGATCGACGAATCCGGAACGCCCTTCGACAATCCTTATGCCGGCCGCACCTTCGCCGCCATCGACCCGACGCTGCAGGGCTGGCGTATGCTCAAGCGAGTCTGGGCGCGTGAAGAGCCGCAACGGGCCCGCGCCCTGTTCGAGCAGGCACTGCAGATCGATCCCGATTCCGCCACAGCGCTCTCGGGGCTGGCGCTCAGCCACATCACCGAAGTGCTGAACCGCTCAAGCAAGACCCCTCACAACCAGATCGCGCTGGCCGCGCAAGCGATCGAACGATCCCTGGCGCTGCAACCCAACGATCCCCGCGCCAACTACGTGCGAAGCCTCGTGCTGTCGACGCAGGGCCGCATCGATGAAGCAGAACAGGCGATCCAGCGCGCGCTGTCGCTCTATCCCAACCATCCGCGGGCGCTGCAGCGGCTAGGCTTCCTGAAACTGCAGCAGGGCCATCCCGAGGAGGTCACCGCGCTGGTCACGCTGTCGCTACGTCTCGATCCGACCAATGCCGAACAGGTGAGCCTCGGTCACTTCACGCTCGGCATGGCGGAATTCCATCTGCGCCATGACGACGCCGCCTACGAGCACATGCGGCAGGCGACCATCAGCAGTCCGCAGAACGGCTTTGCATGGCAATGGCTCGCAGCCATCGACGGCCTGAACGGCCGCACCGAGCAGGCCAGGTTGAATCTGGCCGAGTATCAAAAGCGGTTTCCCGATCATACGATCGGCAGTCTGAAAGCCTCCGAGTATTCGCGCTATTCAGCGTTCTGGCAGGGACGCAACCGCTTCTATGAAGGGTTGAAGCTGGCCGGATTACCCGAGTAG
- a CDS encoding enoyl-CoA hydratase-related protein, with protein MDLKFSKVTRKGPITIITLSRPEVYNALHIDAHFELNKVFDDFSADPAQWVAIVTGAGDKAFCAGNDLKWQAAGGKRGWDKGGFAGLTSRFDCDKPIIAAVNGVAMGGGFEIALACDLIIASENATFALPEPRVGLAALAGGVHRLPRQIGLKRAMGMILTARHVSAKEGLELGFVNEVVPAGEALAAAERWAETIAKNSPMSIRASKQAIQRGLEVSLEQAIAEQREYPAVKAMAASQDYIEGPKAFAEKRPPKWLGR; from the coding sequence ATGGATCTGAAATTCTCCAAGGTGACGCGCAAGGGACCGATCACGATCATCACGCTGTCGCGGCCCGAAGTGTACAATGCGTTGCATATCGATGCGCATTTCGAGCTCAACAAGGTGTTCGACGATTTCTCGGCGGACCCTGCGCAATGGGTCGCGATCGTCACCGGCGCCGGCGACAAGGCGTTCTGCGCCGGCAACGACCTGAAATGGCAGGCCGCCGGCGGCAAACGCGGCTGGGACAAGGGCGGTTTTGCCGGCCTCACCTCGCGGTTCGACTGCGACAAGCCGATCATCGCCGCCGTCAATGGCGTCGCGATGGGCGGCGGTTTCGAGATCGCGCTGGCCTGCGACCTCATCATTGCGTCGGAGAATGCGACCTTCGCCCTGCCCGAACCGCGCGTCGGCCTCGCGGCATTGGCCGGCGGCGTGCACCGCCTGCCGCGGCAGATCGGGCTGAAACGCGCCATGGGCATGATCCTCACCGCCCGCCACGTCTCGGCCAAGGAAGGGCTCGAACTCGGCTTTGTGAACGAGGTGGTTCCAGCCGGCGAAGCACTGGCGGCGGCCGAGCGCTGGGCGGAAACGATTGCCAAGAATTCGCCGATGTCGATCCGCGCCTCGAAGCAGGCCATTCAGAGGGGACTTGAAGTCTCGCTGGAACAGGCGATCGCCGAGCAGCGCGAGTATCCGGCCGTGAAGGCGATGGCCGCCTCGCAGGATTACATCGAAGGGCCGAAGGCGTTTGCGGAGAAGCGTCCGCCGAAATGGCTGGGGCGGTAG
- a CDS encoding phosphotransferase family protein produces MIDDQLGRCVASWYPGATGVTGAAKLSGGASQETWTFDIVHPGGNTGAILRRAPPGYGASPGRAAGLDAEATLMQLAHDAGLPSPRVMHVLKPEDELGTGFIMQRIEGETIARKILRDDQFAKARPLLARQLGRVIAGIHGLPALRLPKLREMSATKEIADLEREYRSFGWPRPVFELALRWLRERDPGPSNEVTLVHGDFRHGNLIIGPDGVRAVLDWELAHFGDPMEDLGWICVNSWRFGEIDKPVGGFGSREELFAGYEEAGRKADPDRVMFWEVMGTLRWGIMCCGMMQRFRTGPDHSMERAMIGRRSSETEIDLLRLLAPRGK; encoded by the coding sequence ATGATCGACGACCAACTCGGACGCTGCGTCGCCTCCTGGTATCCGGGAGCGACCGGCGTGACTGGAGCCGCCAAGCTCTCCGGCGGCGCCAGCCAGGAGACCTGGACGTTCGATATCGTGCATCCGGGCGGAAACACCGGCGCCATTCTGCGCCGTGCGCCGCCGGGCTATGGCGCGTCGCCGGGACGGGCCGCCGGGCTCGATGCCGAGGCGACGCTGATGCAGCTTGCGCATGACGCCGGCCTGCCGTCGCCGCGGGTGATGCATGTGCTGAAGCCGGAGGACGAACTCGGCACCGGCTTCATCATGCAGCGGATCGAGGGCGAGACCATCGCGCGCAAGATTCTTCGCGATGACCAGTTCGCCAAGGCGCGGCCGCTTCTGGCACGGCAGCTTGGCCGGGTGATCGCCGGCATTCACGGCTTGCCGGCTTTGAGGCTGCCGAAACTGCGGGAGATGAGCGCGACGAAAGAGATCGCCGACCTCGAACGGGAATACCGCAGCTTTGGCTGGCCGCGTCCGGTGTTCGAGCTGGCGCTGCGCTGGCTGCGCGAGCGCGATCCCGGGCCGTCGAATGAGGTGACGCTGGTGCATGGCGATTTCCGCCACGGCAACCTCATCATCGGTCCCGACGGCGTGCGCGCGGTGCTGGACTGGGAGCTCGCACATTTCGGCGATCCCATGGAAGATCTCGGCTGGATCTGCGTCAACTCGTGGCGCTTCGGCGAGATCGACAAGCCGGTCGGCGGCTTTGGTTCCCGTGAGGAATTGTTCGCCGGTTATGAGGAGGCCGGCCGCAAGGCCGACCCCGATCGCGTGATGTTCTGGGAGGTGATGGGCACGCTGCGCTGGGGCATCATGTGCTGCGGCATGATGCAGCGATTTCGTACCGGCCCTGATCATTCGATGGAGCGCGCCATGATCGGCCGGCGTTCGTCGGAGACGGAAATTGATTTGCTACGGCTGCTAGCCCCGCGGGGGAAATAA
- a CDS encoding VOC family protein, whose translation MFSHVMIGTNDLEKAKAFYDALLGTLGVRPAKVDGHRIFYFTKTGVFSVSKPINGQAATPANGGTIGFAAESPEQADAWHAAGIANGGTSCENPPGIREGSAGKLYLAYLRDLDGNKICAMHRMPT comes from the coding sequence ATGTTTTCGCACGTGATGATCGGCACTAACGACCTTGAAAAGGCCAAGGCGTTCTACGACGCGTTGCTCGGCACGCTCGGCGTCCGGCCGGCCAAGGTCGATGGCCACCGTATTTTCTACTTCACCAAGACCGGCGTGTTCTCGGTGTCGAAGCCGATCAACGGCCAGGCGGCGACGCCGGCGAACGGCGGCACCATCGGCTTTGCGGCCGAATCTCCCGAGCAGGCCGATGCATGGCATGCGGCCGGCATCGCCAATGGCGGCACTAGTTGCGAAAATCCGCCTGGCATTCGCGAGGGCAGTGCGGGTAAACTCTACCTCGCTTACTTGCGCGATCTCGACGGCAACAAGATCTGCGCGATGCATCGGATGCCGACGTAG
- a CDS encoding amidase: protein MTMNRRFFLGAAAGTLATMGAAAPNPASAQTARPTASGQSLDYRSVSELRALLDARKVSAVELFEHAVGRIEALDLRINAVVVRDFERARASAREADAALARGERRPLLGIPMTVKESFNVGGLPTTWGLPSGRDWQAPEDAVTVARLKAAGAVILGKTNLATAIADWQGFNPIYGTTNNPWDIKRTAGGSSGGSAAALAAGYVPLELGSDLSGSIRAPAHLCGVFGHKPTSNLVPQRGHAPPRASALPTDLTSGLGVCGPMARTAADLSFALDVIAGPDEAEAAAYRLTLPPPRHGALKDFRVLLVDNHPLLPVEGEIRAALDQLANRLAAAGAKVARSSPLLPDMAESARLHTRMVRNFVAFGSPPEFFKKAQEEVAALKPDDDSLKAWRTRAPLLNHHQWMAGEIARARLRQQWAGLFREFDVVLCPPFSVVAFPHDQRPDGEQRTIHIDGETHPYPSLIVWSTVATPPGLPATVMPVSRSKAGLPIGVQIIGPLLEDRTPLAFAALLEREFGGFTRPPEMQL, encoded by the coding sequence ATGACCATGAACCGACGTTTCTTTCTGGGCGCAGCCGCCGGAACATTGGCGACCATGGGGGCCGCAGCGCCCAACCCGGCTTCCGCCCAAACGGCGCGTCCGACCGCGTCGGGGCAAAGCCTGGATTATCGTAGCGTGAGCGAGCTGCGCGCGCTGCTCGACGCGCGCAAGGTTTCCGCAGTCGAATTGTTCGAGCACGCCGTCGGCCGGATCGAAGCGCTCGATTTGCGGATCAATGCTGTGGTCGTGCGCGACTTCGAGCGGGCCCGCGCATCTGCGCGCGAGGCGGATGCCGCGCTTGCGCGTGGCGAGCGCCGGCCGTTGCTGGGCATACCCATGACCGTCAAGGAGTCCTTCAATGTCGGGGGATTACCGACCACCTGGGGGCTGCCGTCGGGCCGCGACTGGCAGGCGCCGGAAGATGCCGTCACCGTCGCCCGGTTGAAGGCGGCGGGGGCCGTGATACTTGGCAAGACCAATCTCGCGACCGCCATCGCGGACTGGCAGGGCTTCAATCCAATCTACGGCACGACGAACAATCCGTGGGACATCAAACGCACGGCGGGGGGATCTTCGGGTGGATCGGCGGCTGCGCTGGCCGCCGGATATGTGCCGCTGGAGCTCGGTTCTGACCTCAGCGGCTCCATCCGCGCGCCGGCGCATCTGTGCGGCGTGTTCGGCCATAAGCCGACCTCAAATCTGGTGCCGCAACGTGGCCATGCGCCGCCCCGTGCGTCGGCGCTGCCGACCGATTTGACCAGCGGGCTCGGCGTCTGCGGGCCGATGGCGCGGACGGCCGCGGATCTCTCATTCGCCCTTGATGTGATCGCCGGCCCTGACGAGGCCGAGGCTGCCGCATACCGCCTGACGCTTCCGCCGCCACGTCACGGCGCATTGAAGGATTTTCGCGTGCTGCTGGTCGATAACCATCCCTTGTTGCCAGTGGAAGGCGAGATCAGGGCCGCACTCGATCAACTCGCGAACAGGCTCGCCGCGGCGGGCGCGAAGGTTGCCCGATCAAGCCCGCTGCTGCCGGATATGGCGGAGTCGGCGCGCCTGCATACAAGGATGGTGCGCAACTTTGTAGCGTTCGGCAGTCCCCCGGAATTCTTCAAGAAAGCTCAGGAGGAGGTCGCAGCGCTCAAGCCGGATGACGACAGCCTGAAGGCGTGGCGAACGCGCGCGCCGTTGCTCAATCACCACCAATGGATGGCCGGGGAAATCGCGCGCGCCCGCCTGCGCCAGCAATGGGCCGGCCTGTTCCGCGAATTCGACGTGGTGCTGTGTCCGCCATTTTCAGTGGTGGCATTTCCGCACGACCAGAGGCCGGACGGTGAGCAGCGCACGATCCATATCGATGGTGAAACCCACCCCTATCCCTCACTGATTGTCTGGTCGACAGTCGCGACGCCGCCGGGTTTGCCGGCCACCGTGATGCCGGTGAGCCGCTCCAAAGCCGGTCTTCCGATCGGTGTGCAGATCATCGGCCCGCTGCTCGAAGATCGCACCCCGCTTGCGTTCGCGGCCCTGTTGGAAAGAGAGTTCGGAGGCTTCACCAGGCCGCCGGAAATGCAACTTTGA
- a CDS encoding DUF6285 domain-containing protein: MQDEPTPTELIKAVADFLRNEIAPVIKGHNAFKLRVGINALDLVTRQLTLEQGSDAAESERLRQLLGENGSLIELNRALCEKIARGEVDLQTPGLAEHLWRTTMDKLAVDQPNYASYKRELGGKDS; the protein is encoded by the coding sequence ATGCAGGACGAACCGACACCCACCGAACTGATCAAGGCGGTTGCGGATTTCCTCCGCAACGAGATCGCGCCCGTCATCAAGGGCCACAACGCCTTCAAGCTCCGCGTCGGCATCAACGCGCTGGACCTCGTCACACGGCAATTGACGCTGGAGCAGGGGAGCGATGCTGCGGAGTCCGAGCGGCTGAGGCAATTGCTCGGCGAGAATGGCTCGCTGATCGAGTTGAATCGCGCGCTGTGCGAGAAGATCGCCAGAGGCGAAGTCGATCTGCAGACGCCAGGGCTGGCAGAACATCTCTGGCGGACCACGATGGACAAGCTCGCCGTCGACCAGCCGAATTACGCGTCGTACAAGAGGGAGCTGGGGGGCAAGGATAGCTAG
- a CDS encoding SDR family oxidoreductase, with protein sequence MSIFDLTGRTAVITGGNGGIGLGIAQALNAQGCNVSIWGRNAEKNTSAAATMSAGPGKVHTQVCDVSDPASVKAAMKATLDTFGRVDGCFANAGIGGGGRRAFIDRTEEEWRRMFATNLDGVFHVFQVAARHMTERAEAGDKFGRLVASSSLASLFGTARNEHYAGTKAALNALCRALAVELARHGVTANAILPGWIKSDMTAGIMANEKFVANVMPRIPVRRFGEPTDFGGIAVYIMSKASSYHTADCFVIDGGYTAF encoded by the coding sequence ATGAGCATCTTCGATCTCACCGGCCGCACAGCCGTCATCACCGGGGGTAATGGCGGCATCGGGCTTGGCATCGCGCAGGCGCTGAACGCGCAAGGCTGCAACGTGTCGATCTGGGGCCGCAACGCGGAGAAGAACACCAGCGCGGCAGCAACCATGTCGGCTGGTCCCGGCAAGGTGCATACCCAGGTCTGCGACGTTTCTGATCCCGCCTCCGTCAAGGCGGCAATGAAGGCGACGCTCGACACGTTCGGACGGGTCGACGGCTGCTTTGCCAATGCCGGCATCGGCGGCGGCGGACGGCGCGCCTTCATCGACCGCACCGAGGAGGAATGGCGGCGCATGTTCGCGACCAATCTCGACGGCGTCTTCCACGTGTTTCAGGTCGCCGCGCGCCACATGACCGAGCGCGCCGAGGCCGGTGACAAATTCGGCCGGCTGGTCGCAAGCTCGAGCCTGGCGTCGCTGTTCGGCACCGCGCGCAACGAGCACTATGCCGGCACCAAAGCGGCACTGAACGCGCTGTGCCGTGCGCTCGCGGTCGAGCTGGCGCGCCACGGCGTCACCGCGAACGCGATCCTGCCCGGCTGGATCAAGAGCGACATGACCGCCGGCATCATGGCCAACGAAAAGTTCGTCGCCAACGTGATGCCGCGCATCCCGGTACGCCGCTTCGGCGAGCCCACGGATTTCGGCGGCATCGCGGTGTACATCATGAGCAAGGCATCGTCGTATCATACGGCGGACTGTTTTGTGATCGATGGCGGGTATACGGCGTTTTGA
- the htpX gene encoding zinc metalloprotease HtpX translates to MSYMKTAILLAGLTGLFMGVGYLIGGAGGALIALVIAAATNLFAYWNSDRMVLSMYGAHEVDRNSAPDLVHLVAELAGRAGLPMPRVFVMEEAQPNAFATGRNPQNAAVAVTTGLMQSLSREELAGVIAHELAHIKNHDTLLMTITATIAGAISMLAQFGMFFGGNRDNNHGPGIIGSIAMMILAPLGAMLVQMAISRTREYAADDLGARICGQPIWLASALGKIANAAHQVPNPEAERNPATAHMFIINPLSGHGMDNLFTTHPSTENRIAALQQLAAEMGAQGGTLSVNARGNYPRRSPWGRTSTSRGPWG, encoded by the coding sequence ATGAGCTATATGAAGACTGCCATTCTGTTGGCCGGTCTCACCGGCCTCTTCATGGGCGTCGGCTATCTGATCGGCGGCGCCGGCGGCGCCCTGATCGCGCTCGTGATCGCCGCTGCGACCAATCTGTTCGCCTACTGGAATTCGGACCGCATGGTGCTGTCGATGTACGGCGCCCATGAGGTCGACCGGAACAGCGCGCCCGACCTCGTTCATCTCGTGGCCGAGCTTGCCGGCCGCGCCGGCCTGCCGATGCCGCGCGTGTTCGTGATGGAGGAGGCGCAGCCCAATGCGTTCGCCACTGGCCGCAATCCGCAGAACGCGGCGGTCGCCGTCACCACGGGCCTGATGCAGTCGCTCAGCCGCGAGGAACTCGCCGGCGTGATCGCGCATGAGCTCGCACACATCAAAAACCACGATACGCTGCTGATGACGATCACGGCCACCATCGCCGGTGCGATCTCGATGCTGGCGCAGTTCGGCATGTTCTTCGGCGGCAACCGCGACAACAACCACGGCCCCGGCATCATCGGCTCGATCGCCATGATGATCCTGGCGCCGCTCGGCGCCATGCTGGTGCAGATGGCGATCAGCCGTACCCGCGAATACGCGGCCGACGATCTCGGCGCGCGGATCTGCGGCCAGCCGATATGGCTCGCGTCGGCGCTCGGCAAGATCGCGAACGCGGCGCATCAGGTCCCGAACCCGGAAGCCGAGCGCAATCCGGCGACGGCGCACATGTTCATCATCAATCCGTTGTCGGGTCACGGCATGGACAATCTGTTTACGACGCACCCCTCGACCGAGAACCGCATCGCGGCGCTGCAGCAGCTCGCTGCGGAAATGGGCGCGCAGGGCGGCACGCTCTCCGTCAACGCCCGCGGCAACTACCCGCGCCGCAGCCCGTGGGGCCGGACCTCGACCTCGCGCGGGCCGTGGGGATAA
- a CDS encoding amidohydrolase, translating into MNPCVRSLAASAALFAATLLPANAEIDAIALKKAIETSIAGDYPKLDALYKELHAHPELAFQEVKTAARLAAEMRALGFDVTENVGKTGLVAIYRNGDGPTIMVRTELDGLPMEEKTGLDYASRDKTNWNGREVFVAHSCGHDIHMASWVGTAKTLLGLKDRWKGTLMFIAQPAEEIVAGAKAMLEDGLFTRFPKPDFGFALHANGAFAYGTVLYTVGAASSTADGLYIKFRGRGGHGAVPQATIDPVMMAARFVVDVQSVVSREKDPTEFGVVSIGTIHGGTAVNIIPDDVVLAGTIRSFKPEVRAKMLAGIERTAKAVAAMSNAPEPVITITEGTKAVINDPGVVATAEKVLKAAFSDKLRPIPPVTPSEDYSEFINAGVPSMFFRIGVHEPERVAAAREGEGPQLPANHSPLFAPVPKPTIETGITAMTLAVLSAFDQKARHK; encoded by the coding sequence ATGAATCCATGTGTCAGATCCCTGGCGGCGTCCGCCGCACTGTTTGCGGCGACCCTGCTGCCAGCCAACGCAGAGATCGATGCCATCGCTCTCAAGAAGGCGATCGAGACGTCGATCGCGGGCGACTATCCGAAGCTCGACGCGCTCTACAAGGAGCTCCACGCCCACCCGGAGCTTGCCTTTCAGGAGGTGAAAACCGCAGCCAGGCTCGCCGCCGAGATGCGCGCGCTCGGCTTCGACGTCACCGAGAATGTCGGCAAGACCGGGCTGGTCGCCATCTACCGGAACGGCGACGGGCCGACCATCATGGTGCGGACCGAACTCGACGGCCTGCCGATGGAAGAGAAGACCGGCCTCGATTATGCGAGCCGCGACAAGACCAACTGGAACGGACGGGAGGTGTTCGTCGCCCATAGCTGCGGCCACGACATCCACATGGCGAGCTGGGTTGGAACGGCGAAGACGCTGCTTGGCCTGAAGGACCGGTGGAAGGGCACGCTGATGTTCATCGCCCAGCCGGCGGAAGAAATCGTGGCCGGCGCCAAGGCCATGCTGGAGGACGGCCTGTTCACGCGATTTCCGAAGCCCGATTTCGGCTTTGCTTTGCACGCAAATGGCGCCTTCGCCTATGGCACCGTGCTCTATACCGTCGGGGCCGCCTCCTCGACTGCCGACGGCCTCTACATCAAATTCCGCGGCCGTGGGGGTCATGGCGCGGTGCCGCAGGCAACCATTGACCCCGTGATGATGGCCGCGCGCTTTGTCGTCGATGTTCAGAGTGTGGTCAGCCGTGAAAAGGATCCGACCGAGTTTGGCGTTGTCAGCATCGGTACGATCCACGGCGGCACCGCGGTAAACATCATTCCCGACGATGTGGTGCTGGCAGGCACCATCCGCAGCTTCAAGCCGGAGGTGCGCGCCAAGATGCTCGCAGGTATCGAGCGGACAGCGAAGGCGGTCGCCGCCATGTCGAATGCGCCGGAGCCGGTGATCACGATCACCGAGGGCACCAAGGCCGTGATCAATGATCCCGGCGTGGTTGCCACGGCAGAAAAAGTGCTGAAAGCGGCGTTCAGCGACAAGCTCAGGCCAATACCGCCCGTCACGCCCAGCGAAGATTATTCGGAGTTCATCAACGCCGGCGTGCCCTCGATGTTCTTCAGAATCGGCGTCCACGAGCCGGAGCGCGTCGCTGCCGCCCGCGAGGGCGAAGGTCCGCAGCTACCGGCCAACCACTCGCCCTTGTTCGCGCCGGTGCCGAAGCCGACCATCGAGACCGGGATTACCGCGATGACGCTCGCTGTTCTCAGTGCCTTCGATCAGAAGGCCCGGCACAAATGA